One Chryseobacterium tructae genomic window, CAACAGAATTGTAATGAAAGATAATAAGGTGGTAGGGGAAGAGCGTCTTCTTGCAGATCAGAACGAGCGTTTCAGGGATGTGCTGAATGGTATCGATGGTAATCTCTATGCCGTCACAGACAGCGGAAAACTCTATAGAATATCAAAGAAATAAAAACAGCCCGGTTGAAAATTTTCAACCGGGCTGTTTTGTAAGGAAGTTAGAGGCTGGAAGAGGGAAGTTCTCACAATCAAGGTAAATGAAATTCTAATTTTTATTAAAAGATTTTAAGTGATGGTAGAGAAATTGGTAACTTTCATTCTCTCTCTTCCGGCTTCTCTTCTTTCTAAAACTTAAAGTTAAGTCTGGCAAAAACCTGTCTTCCTGCAAATCCCATTTGTACAGGATCAAATATTCCACCGGATTCAGTGTTCCCCGTAGTTACCTGTGTGGTTTGTAAGGTTGGATATCTGTTGAAAATATTTTTGCTTCCTAACGTAAAGTTGAGGTTCTTTGAAAATTCATACCCAAAAGAAATATCAGTGGTTACTTTTGGGTTATAAATCTGTTCTGCATCATCATATCCAATAAGGGTAACTTTATCAAATCTTACCAGCTGAAGGTTTGCATTAAACTTGTTAATTTTGTAGTTGAGGTTAAGATTCACTTTTGTTTTAGGAGCGGAGGCTAAAATAAAGCCTCTTTCTCTTGGACTTAAATAAATATCTTCTTTTCCTGCGAGTTGTTGTGAAGTATTTACTCTTGTAATCTCCATGTCATTATAATTTCCAGCTAGAGTAGCGGTTAGCTTTCCTGAGCCCAGATTTTCACTATAGCTTAAGATTAGGTCAATCCCTCTTGTTTTGGTATCAATGGCATTGGAGAAAAATTGTGCCTGGTCAATATAAGGATAATCTTTTTGAACATCTATTGGGAGATCATCTCTTGAGAAGTTTCCTGTGAGAACAATTCTATTTTTTACGCTGATATAATATCCATCTATTGTTGCAGTGAATTTACCGGTATTAAAGGTAAATCCGGCACTTCCGTTAACGGAAGTTTCTTGTTTCAGTTGTTCAATACCCACTCTTTGGGCAAGATTACTATCATTGGAAGCCAATTGAATGGTAACCAGTTTCCCCCCTTGGAAATTAGTGAACTGCTGACTGTAATACTTCTGAGCAAGAGAAGGAGCTCTGAAACCTGTAGAGACAGATCCTCTGAAAGCAAACTGAGGGGTAAAGGCATACCTTGTCGCAAACTTGCCATTTAAGGTACTGCCAAAATCATTATAATTTTCAAATCTTCCAGCTACACTGACCATCCAGTTCTTAGTAACATCCAGTTCAGTATCTATATAAGCTGCAAAATTATTTCTGCTTTTGCCAATATCTGTAGAATACCCTGGAAAACCCTGTGATCCTCCCGGTCTTATGTTATTTTCGCCAGGTGGAACAAGAGGGTTGGTCACCAATAAATTGGCAGGTGTATTAGGGGTTACCACATTTCCATTGATGTCATACATCGTATAAGAAGCTTCTTCTCCTTTAATAATATTGAATTTTTCATATCTAAACTCTGAACCGAAGGCAATATTAAGCCCTTCAAGCACCTTAAACTGTCTTACCGCATTAAACCCTGTTGTGTTTTGTAGGAGTGAATGCCCACCAGCATAAAATTGAGTTGGAGATTTAGTACCTAAAGTGGCATTAAG contains:
- a CDS encoding TonB-dependent receptor plug domain-containing protein — translated: MKIKYISIVFLTVSSLSYAQQVKDTLTKESKIDEVAITGSRNKKRTVINTPVPIDIIDIKQVSQATGQVEVNQLLQFSAPSFNSNKQSGSDGADAVDPATLRGLGPDQTLLLLNGKRYHQSSLINLFGTKGRGNTGYDMNTIPIGAIKRVEVLRDGASAQYGSDAIAGVINVILNDRDKGFEGNAFYGMNLFKSPGNNDIVSDHKVDGMTFDFSGNLGTKIGNKGGFGNFTVEFINKDYAIRNANPDIYNNPDPAPRQRFGDAKAQNIYFFGNIELPLSDGLTFYSRQGFSHRNTKAYAWTRTPNANGNIPEIYPMGFNPIEDTNITDFTFDNGLKFKVANWDVDFYNAFGDNRFTYDVTHTLNATLGTKSPTQFYAGGHSLLQNTTGFNAVRQFKVLEGLNIAFGSEFRYEKFNIIKGEEASYTMYDINGNVVTPNTPANLLVTNPLVPPGENNIRPGGSQGFPGYSTDIGKSRNNFAAYIDTELDVTKNWMVSVAGRFENYNDFGSTLNGKFATRYAFTPQFAFRGSVSTGFRAPSLAQKYYSQQFTNFQGGKLVTIQLASNDSNLAQRVGIEQLKQETSVNGSAGFTFNTGKFTATIDGYYISVKNRIVLTGNFSRDDLPIDVQKDYPYIDQAQFFSNAIDTKTRGIDLILSYSENLGSGKLTATLAGNYNDMEITRVNTSQQLAGKEDIYLSPRERGFILASAPKTKVNLNLNYKINKFNANLQLVRFDKVTLIGYDDAEQIYNPKVTTDISFGYEFSKNLNFTLGSKNIFNRYPTLQTTQVTTGNTESGGIFDPVQMGFAGRQVFARLNFKF